From a single Pseudomonas triticicola genomic region:
- a CDS encoding protealysin inhibitor emfourin: MKTLPELDKDSVLRVSRQGGVAAIHSLSRPREIEFSQCDVSQRSRICSVLEGCLPLDSSESGRGDQRFYQIEVRYQSGEMVLKVPEDRAPGELVSLWDKGELL; the protein is encoded by the coding sequence ATGAAAACGCTACCCGAGCTGGATAAAGATTCCGTTTTACGCGTATCTCGCCAGGGTGGCGTTGCAGCGATTCACAGCCTGAGCCGCCCACGGGAAATTGAATTTTCCCAGTGCGATGTCAGTCAGCGTTCAAGGATCTGCTCGGTGCTTGAGGGTTGCCTGCCATTGGACAGCAGCGAATCGGGACGTGGGGATCAGCGCTTCTACCAGATTGAAGTGCGCTATCAGTCCGGGGAAATGGTGTTGAAGGTGCCGGAGGATCGGGCGCCTGGGGAGTTGGTGAGTCTGTGGGACAAGGGAGAGTTGCTCTGA